A section of the Coleofasciculus sp. FACHB-T130 genome encodes:
- a CDS encoding phosphoribulokinase, producing the protein MTSQLDRVVLIGVAGDSGCGKSTFLRRLTDLFGEDFVTVICLDDYHSLDRKQRKETGITALNPKANNFDLMAEQIKALKNGQSIEKPIYNHETGEIDPPERVDPNHIIVIEGLHPLYDERVRSLLDFSVYLDISDDVKIAWKIQRDMAERGHRYEDVLAAINARRPDFTAYIEPQKEHADVVIQVLPTQLVKEEKVGQILRVRLLQRDGVEGFEPAYLFDEGSTIDWRPCGRKLTCGYPGIKMYYGPDSYYGHEVSVLEVDGQFDKLEEVIYIESHLSKTAAKYHGELTELLLKHREYPGSNNGTGLFQVLVGLKMRATYERLTSGKSQPLAATKV; encoded by the coding sequence CAGTCAGCTGGATCGCGTGGTTCTAATTGGTGTTGCTGGAGACTCCGGATGCGGTAAATCTACATTTTTGCGCCGATTAACAGATTTGTTTGGGGAAGATTTCGTCACGGTGATTTGCCTGGACGATTACCATAGCCTGGATCGGAAACAGCGCAAAGAAACTGGAATTACGGCGCTGAACCCCAAGGCGAATAACTTCGATCTGATGGCCGAGCAGATCAAAGCGCTCAAGAACGGTCAGTCCATTGAAAAGCCAATTTACAACCACGAAACCGGCGAGATCGATCCTCCAGAGCGAGTCGATCCTAACCATATTATTGTGATTGAGGGGCTTCATCCTTTGTATGATGAGCGGGTGCGATCGCTCCTCGACTTCAGCGTTTATCTCGACATCAGCGATGACGTTAAGATTGCCTGGAAGATTCAGCGGGATATGGCTGAGCGCGGGCACCGATACGAAGACGTACTCGCTGCCATCAACGCTCGCCGCCCAGATTTTACTGCCTACATCGAGCCGCAGAAGGAACACGCTGACGTTGTGATCCAGGTGTTGCCGACGCAATTAGTCAAGGAAGAGAAGGTAGGTCAAATCCTGCGGGTGCGCTTGCTTCAGCGCGATGGCGTGGAAGGCTTTGAGCCAGCTTATCTATTTGATGAAGGGTCTACGATTGATTGGAGACCCTGCGGTCGTAAGCTAACCTGCGGCTACCCTGGCATCAAGATGTACTATGGCCCAGACTCTTACTATGGTCATGAGGTGTCCGTTCTGGAAGTAGATGGTCAGTTCGACAAGCTAGAGGAAGTCATCTACATTGAAAGCCACCTCAGCAAGACTGCGGCTAAGTACCACGGGGAACTGACCGAACTGTTGCTCAAGCATCGGGAATATCCAGGCTCTAATAACGGAACTGGCTTGTTCCAAGTGCTGGTCGGTCTGAAGATGCGGGCAACCTACGAGCGGTTAACGTCTGGAAAGAGCCAACCGTTGGCAGCGACGAAAGTATAA
- a CDS encoding radical SAM protein, translating to MPTRNYLFYALTNSVCSKCLIKVEAKIIFRDDCVYLVKHCPTHGHQEVLIADDIDYYKLSQEFIKPGDMPLKFNTPIKYGCPYDCGLCPDHEQHSCLTLVEVTDRCNLSCPICYADSGTEEVSQHSSQSRRHRTLEQIERMIDAVVANEGEPQVVQISGGEPTIHAEFFKILDITKSKPIRHLMINTNGIRIAKDRNFCDRLSQYMPGIEVYLQFDSFEAAALEELRGADLREIREQAIAHLNEFNISTTLVVTLKKGLNDSEIGKIIEYALQQRCVRGVTFQPIQAAGRLEGFEHERDRYTLTEVRRSILQQSPYFKPEDILPVPCHPDCLAMAYALKVKGKVIPLTGLLEPNTFVKIMPNSVLYEQDNELKRNIFNLFSTSHSPASSATSLKQLLCCLPLLPVPEGITYENIFRVMIVQFLDPFNFDVRSVKRSCIHIVHPDGRIIPFDTFNMFYREGSAGYHLVNNRPLLV from the coding sequence ATGCCTACTCGAAACTACCTTTTCTATGCTTTAACTAACAGCGTTTGCTCTAAATGTCTCATCAAAGTAGAGGCGAAAATTATCTTTCGAGATGATTGCGTTTACCTGGTAAAGCACTGTCCTACCCACGGACATCAAGAAGTCTTAATTGCTGATGATATCGATTATTACAAACTCTCCCAGGAATTTATCAAACCAGGAGATATGCCGCTTAAATTTAATACTCCCATAAAATATGGCTGTCCCTATGACTGCGGACTTTGCCCCGATCACGAACAACATAGCTGTTTAACTTTAGTAGAAGTAACAGATCGCTGCAATCTTTCTTGCCCAATTTGTTACGCAGATTCGGGCACAGAAGAAGTTTCTCAACATTCCAGTCAATCCCGGCGTCATCGCACCTTAGAGCAAATTGAAAGGATGATTGATGCGGTGGTGGCGAATGAAGGAGAACCCCAGGTTGTGCAAATTAGCGGGGGCGAACCAACGATTCATGCAGAGTTTTTTAAAATTCTGGATATTACTAAAAGTAAGCCAATTCGCCATTTAATGATCAATACCAATGGTATTAGAATTGCCAAAGACCGAAATTTTTGCGATCGCTTAAGTCAATATATGCCCGGAATTGAAGTCTATCTCCAATTTGATAGCTTTGAGGCGGCAGCATTAGAGGAGTTACGTGGGGCAGATTTGCGAGAGATTCGGGAACAAGCGATCGCACATCTCAACGAGTTTAACATCTCTACAACTTTGGTCGTTACCCTGAAAAAAGGGCTAAACGACAGCGAAATCGGCAAAATTATCGAATACGCCTTGCAACAGCGATGCGTGCGGGGTGTTACCTTTCAACCGATTCAGGCAGCAGGGCGTCTGGAGGGATTTGAGCATGAGCGCGATCGCTACACTCTCACAGAAGTTCGTCGCTCTATCTTACAGCAGAGTCCCTATTTTAAGCCAGAAGATATTCTCCCAGTTCCTTGCCATCCCGATTGTTTAGCAATGGCTTACGCGTTGAAAGTTAAGGGCAAAGTGATACCCTTAACTGGACTTTTGGAGCCAAATACCTTTGTAAAAATCATGCCAAATTCTGTTCTTTATGAACAGGATAATGAGCTAAAGCGAAATATTTTTAATTTGTTTTCCACTAGCCATTCACCCGCATCTTCTGCAACATCTTTAAAACAGTTACTTTGTTGTTTGCCACTACTACCTGTTCCTGAAGGAATTACCTACGAAAATATATTCCGGGTGATGATTGTCCAGTTTCTCGACCCCTTTAACTTTGATGTCCGTTCTGTAAAACGTTCCTGCATCCACATTGTGCATCCCGATGGGAGGATTATTCCATTTGATACGTTTAATATGTTTTACCGCGAGGGAAGTGCTGGATATCACTTGGTTAATAATCGTCCCCTCTTGGTTTAA
- a CDS encoding prolipoprotein diacylglyceryl transferase family protein, with the protein MSFPVYLWLGSVRIHPHILFESLAYAIAFRLLIKNARKDALAPTQRSSVIVGGLVGALVGAKALVLLQHIDLIGNNWQLFFLVLLQGKTVVGALLGGLIGVEITKKMIGVNRSTGDVFVYPLIVGTAVGRIGCFLTGLSDRTYGIPTHLPWGVDFGDGIPRHPTQLYEVIFLLILMIFLQIRSRYHRQEGELFKFYMVSYLSFRFFMDFIKPDFHPILGLSAIQIACLLGILYYRSSIIKLFVFEPSNAIYCQGESRKSNY; encoded by the coding sequence ATGAGTTTCCCGGTTTATTTGTGGCTGGGTTCGGTGCGGATTCACCCTCATATTTTGTTTGAGTCGTTGGCGTATGCGATCGCTTTCCGTTTATTAATCAAAAATGCTCGCAAAGACGCGCTCGCACCCACGCAGCGCAGTTCGGTAATTGTCGGTGGCTTGGTTGGGGCGCTAGTTGGTGCGAAAGCGCTGGTTTTACTACAGCACATCGATTTAATTGGGAATAATTGGCAACTATTCTTTTTGGTTCTCCTTCAAGGAAAAACGGTCGTAGGGGCGTTACTCGGTGGATTGATTGGTGTAGAAATTACCAAGAAAATGATTGGTGTCAATCGATCTACCGGCGATGTTTTTGTTTATCCCTTGATTGTGGGAACGGCAGTGGGACGGATTGGCTGCTTTTTGACGGGATTAAGCGATCGCACTTACGGCATTCCCACTCATTTACCTTGGGGAGTAGATTTTGGTGATGGCATTCCCCGGCATCCAACTCAATTATATGAAGTTATTTTTTTACTAATTTTAATGATATTTTTACAAATTCGCAGCCGCTACCATCGGCAAGAAGGCGAATTATTTAAGTTTTACATGGTTTCTTATTTAAGCTTTCGCTTTTTCATGGATTTTATAAAACCCGATTTTCACCCTATCTTGGGACTAAGTGCTATTCAAATTGCTTGTTTATTAGGAATTTTATATTATCGGAGCAGTATTATAAAATTGTTCGTTTTTGAACCATCCAATGCAATTTACTGTCAAGGGGAATCAAGAAAAAGTAATTATTGA
- a CDS encoding PAS domain S-box protein, whose protein sequence is MAIPAAESPITESSKVEVENNRFFTLSLDMFFIAGFDGYFKRLNPMCEKTLLFTSEEFLAKPWIAFIHPKDRESTLIQLQELSSTGETVTFENRFRCKDGTYKWLLWNAALCAEEQLIYAAARDITERKQAEEELRQSEERFRLLIKNVKDYAIYMLDTSGKVISWNKGAERLNGYQAEEIIGRHFSCFFPSNEIRSGKPEQVLKKAALNGRYEWETLRLHQDGSQFWANVVVTALRDEDGRLRGFATITRDITERKRSQAALEQANNDLERRVEERTAELKAANELLKREVKERQQAEKALRQSEAQLREKAAKLKQALSELKQTQTQLIQSAKMSSLGQLVAGIAHEINNPVSFIYGNLDYAIHYIQSLIELLQLYGKHSPEPPEEIQDLIDEIDLDFVIADMPKLLSSMKLGADRIRQIVASLRNFSRHDQAEKKSVNIHEGIDNTLRLLQDRLKATATHPAIEVVKEYGDLPLVECYAGQFNQVLMNILNNAIDALEEAEGPRSKGAQEMVSPWLSGSPAPQSCIRICTEVKDSDRIAIRIADNGPGMNEEVRRKLFDPFFTTKPIGTGTGLGLSISYQIVVEKHGGQLTCVSEPGKGAEFLIEIPIRQTRSEPALSRCA, encoded by the coding sequence ATGGCAATCCCAGCGGCAGAATCCCCAATTACCGAGAGCAGCAAAGTGGAAGTAGAGAATAATCGTTTCTTCACACTGTCGCTGGATATGTTTTTCATCGCTGGTTTCGACGGCTATTTCAAGCGACTGAACCCGATGTGCGAAAAAACGCTGCTGTTCACATCTGAGGAATTTCTAGCCAAGCCGTGGATCGCATTTATTCATCCCAAAGACCGGGAATCTACTCTGATTCAATTGCAGGAACTATCCAGCACTGGGGAGACGGTCACTTTTGAAAACCGCTTCCGCTGCAAAGACGGAACCTACAAATGGCTGCTGTGGAATGCCGCCCTGTGCGCGGAAGAACAATTAATTTACGCCGCGGCTCGTGACATTACCGAGCGCAAACAGGCAGAAGAGGAACTGCGGCAAAGTGAAGAGCGTTTCCGCTTGTTAATCAAAAATGTCAAAGACTATGCAATTTATATGCTCGATACCAGTGGGAAAGTTATTAGTTGGAACAAAGGGGCGGAAAGGCTGAACGGGTATCAGGCAGAGGAAATTATTGGTCGGCATTTCTCCTGCTTTTTTCCTTCCAACGAGATCAGGAGCGGCAAACCTGAGCAAGTTTTAAAAAAGGCAGCATTGAACGGTCGGTATGAATGGGAAACTTTACGCTTACACCAAGACGGGTCGCAGTTTTGGGCAAATGTTGTCGTCACAGCTTTACGAGACGAAGATGGACGACTGCGCGGCTTTGCCACAATAACGAGGGATATCACCGAACGCAAGCGATCGCAAGCAGCGCTGGAACAAGCAAATAACGACTTAGAAAGACGAGTCGAGGAACGCACCGCTGAATTAAAAGCCGCCAATGAGCTGCTAAAGAGGGAAGTTAAAGAGCGTCAGCAAGCGGAGAAAGCTTTGCGACAATCAGAAGCGCAATTGCGAGAAAAAGCAGCAAAGCTAAAACAAGCCTTAAGCGAATTAAAACAAACTCAAACCCAGCTGATTCAAAGTGCAAAAATGTCCAGTCTGGGACAATTGGTTGCTGGTATTGCCCACGAAATCAACAATCCTGTCAGTTTCATCTACGGGAATCTCGACTACGCCATTCACTATATTCAAAGCTTGATCGAGTTGTTGCAACTTTATGGAAAACACTCCCCCGAACCCCCTGAGGAAATCCAGGATCTGATAGATGAAATCGATCTCGATTTCGTGATCGCAGATATGCCGAAACTGCTGTCCTCAATGAAGTTAGGGGCTGACCGCATTCGGCAAATTGTCGCCTCTCTGCGGAACTTCTCGCGCCATGACCAAGCAGAAAAGAAGTCGGTCAACATTCACGAAGGCATTGACAACACTCTGAGATTGCTGCAAGACCGCTTAAAAGCTACCGCTACCCATCCGGCGATCGAGGTCGTTAAAGAATATGGCGACCTACCATTGGTGGAGTGCTATGCCGGTCAGTTCAACCAGGTATTAATGAATATCCTCAATAATGCGATTGATGCCCTGGAGGAGGCAGAGGGACCCAGAAGCAAAGGGGCACAGGAGATGGTATCTCCCTGGCTTTCTGGCTCCCCGGCTCCTCAGTCTTGTATTCGGATTTGTACCGAGGTCAAAGACAGCGATCGCATCGCCATTCGGATTGCTGATAATGGCCCTGGGATGAACGAGGAAGTCCGTCGTAAGTTATTTGACCCCTTCTTTACCACGAAACCGATAGGCACAGGTACGGGACTCGGCTTGTCCATTAGCTATCAGATTGTCGTCGAAAAGCACGGCGGTCAATTGACTTGTGTTTCCGAACCGGGAAAAGGGGCAGAGTTTTTAATTGAAATTCCGATTCGGCAGACTCGTTCCGAACCAGCTCTGTCTCGGTGCGCCTGA
- the secF gene encoding protein translocase subunit SecF → MKLNLIKRRSLWWTISAVLILSGLIAMVINWTQIGAPLRPSLDFVGGTRLQFELDCSKPNNCDRPIDIATVREAIAAQGLGDSSIQALTRNAQGQTQPGVSIRTKALNVDQRTKLQNALNQLRAFDPQKTQIDTVGPTLGRQLFASGLLAILLSFVGIFVYLTFRFQFDYSLFAFVALLHDVLITLGFFAILSLVFGTEVDSLFVVAILTIIGFSVNDTVVIYDRVREVIKLNPGEHINQIVEDAVNQTLTRSINTTFTVLLTLFSIFFFGGETLKNFALALIVGFAAGAYSSIFIASTLLAWWRERTGQAIAIAATEPKASDEI, encoded by the coding sequence ATGAAATTAAATCTAATCAAACGGCGATCGCTCTGGTGGACGATTTCTGCCGTCCTGATCCTGAGTGGACTGATTGCGATGGTAATCAACTGGACGCAGATCGGTGCGCCGTTACGTCCCAGTCTAGATTTTGTCGGCGGTACGCGGTTGCAGTTTGAACTCGATTGTTCTAAACCAAACAACTGCGATCGACCGATTGATATCGCGACGGTTCGGGAAGCGATCGCAGCTCAGGGTTTGGGTGACAGTAGCATCCAAGCGTTAACCAGGAACGCTCAAGGGCAAACTCAGCCGGGTGTGTCTATTCGCACCAAAGCGTTGAATGTTGACCAACGCACCAAGCTGCAAAATGCCTTAAACCAACTCAGAGCCTTCGATCCCCAAAAGACTCAGATAGACACGGTGGGGCCGACTCTCGGACGCCAGTTATTTGCCTCTGGTTTACTGGCGATCTTGCTCTCCTTTGTGGGTATTTTTGTTTACCTGACCTTTCGCTTCCAGTTCGACTACTCCTTGTTCGCCTTTGTTGCCTTGCTCCACGATGTTTTGATCACCCTAGGGTTTTTCGCCATCTTGAGCTTGGTGTTCGGTACTGAAGTCGATAGCTTATTTGTCGTCGCTATCTTGACGATCATCGGTTTCTCAGTCAACGATACGGTGGTGATCTACGACCGGGTTCGGGAAGTCATTAAACTGAATCCTGGAGAGCATATTAACCAGATTGTCGAAGACGCGGTTAATCAAACCCTGACTCGCTCGATCAACACTACATTTACGGTGTTGTTGACTTTGTTTTCCATCTTTTTCTTTGGTGGAGAAACGCTGAAAAACTTTGCTTTAGCGCTGATTGTTGGGTTTGCCGCTGGTGCTTATTCCAGTATCTTCATTGCGAGTACCCTTTTAGCTTGGTGGAGAGAACGGACGGGTCAAGCGATCGCTATTGCGGCAACGGAACCCAAAGCTTCTGATGAAATCTGA
- the secD gene encoding protein translocase subunit SecD, which produces MQRQRSLLALILVLVIASITVLARIPIRLGLDLQGGSQLTLQVKPTEGKEITREDLEAVQKVVENRINGLGVSEAIVQTVGQDQVLVQLPGVSDPEQAERVLGGTAQLDFREQKPGSETQLQIEQQLRRELKAKQDELRKTKDEAEIAKNQEALQRSNQAIAALFERTNPPLTGKNLTGATARPFQTSDNWSVNISFDPVGGGRFAQLTKNIAGTGRTLGIFLDEELLSAATVEVKYAQEGISGGGAEITGNFSLEEANELVVQLRGGALPYPVEIIENRTVGATLGRDSIQSSIYASIGGLILVLIFIGVYYRLPGAIAGIALVIYSLLCLSGFVLLGVTLTLPGIAGFILSIGMAVDANVLIFERTREELRAGKSLYRSVESGFYRAFSSILDGNVTTLIACGFMFWLGSGLVKGFALTLAIGVLVSMFTAITCSRTLLMTAISFPELRKPQWFCPNLQASRKSEPEVGS; this is translated from the coding sequence ATGCAGAGACAGCGTTCTTTATTAGCCTTAATTCTGGTTCTGGTGATTGCTTCTATCACCGTGCTTGCCAGGATTCCAATTCGGCTGGGATTAGACCTTCAAGGGGGATCGCAACTGACGCTTCAGGTGAAACCCACTGAAGGCAAAGAAATCACGCGAGAAGATTTAGAAGCAGTTCAGAAAGTCGTAGAGAACCGGATTAACGGTCTTGGAGTCTCTGAAGCAATTGTGCAAACGGTCGGACAAGACCAGGTTTTGGTGCAGCTACCGGGGGTCAGCGATCCGGAGCAAGCAGAACGGGTGCTGGGTGGCACTGCTCAATTGGATTTCCGCGAACAAAAACCGGGTTCGGAAACCCAGTTGCAAATTGAACAACAGCTGCGACGGGAATTAAAAGCGAAGCAGGATGAGTTGAGAAAGACGAAAGACGAAGCGGAGATCGCTAAAAATCAGGAAGCTCTCCAGCGGAGTAACCAAGCGATCGCAGCTTTGTTTGAGCGCACCAATCCCCCACTGACAGGCAAAAACCTCACGGGAGCCACCGCCCGACCTTTTCAGACGAGCGACAATTGGAGCGTCAACATTTCCTTCGATCCAGTAGGAGGCGGACGCTTTGCCCAGTTGACCAAAAATATTGCTGGGACGGGACGCACTTTGGGAATCTTCTTAGATGAAGAACTGCTCAGCGCTGCTACCGTTGAAGTGAAGTATGCCCAAGAAGGCATCAGCGGCGGAGGTGCCGAGATTACAGGCAACTTTAGCTTAGAAGAAGCCAACGAGCTGGTCGTCCAGCTGCGGGGCGGTGCCCTACCCTACCCAGTGGAAATCATTGAAAACCGTACCGTGGGGGCAACCCTGGGGCGAGATAGTATCCAAAGCAGTATTTACGCCTCTATCGGTGGTCTGATTTTGGTATTGATCTTCATCGGCGTCTATTACCGCTTACCGGGGGCAATTGCTGGGATAGCGCTAGTCATTTATTCGCTATTGTGCTTATCTGGCTTTGTTTTACTCGGCGTTACTTTGACTCTCCCTGGGATTGCTGGTTTTATTCTCAGTATCGGGATGGCAGTCGATGCCAATGTACTGATTTTTGAGCGGACGCGGGAAGAATTAAGAGCCGGGAAGAGTTTATATCGTTCGGTAGAATCTGGTTTTTATCGGGCATTTTCCAGCATTTTGGACGGTAACGTCACAACGTTAATTGCTTGTGGGTTTATGTTTTGGCTGGGTTCGGGTCTGGTAAAAGGCTTTGCCCTGACGCTAGCAATCGGAGTCTTAGTGAGTATGTTTACAGCAATTACCTGTAGCCGTACCCTACTCATGACAGCGATCAGCTTTCCAGAATTACGCAAGCCACAATGGTTTTGTCCGAATTTGCAGGCGTCAAGGAAGTCTGAGCCAGAGGTAGGGTCATGA
- a CDS encoding alpha-ketoacid dehydrogenase subunit beta: protein MAETLFFNALRAAIDEEMARDSAVFVLGEDVGHYGGSYKVTRDLYKKYGDLRVLDTPIAENSFTGMAVGAAMTGLRPIIEGMNMGFLLLAFNQISNNAGMLRYTSGGNFKIPMVIRGPGGVGRQLGAEHSQRLEAYFQAVPGLKIVACSTPYNAKGLLKAAIRDDNPVLFFEHVLLYNLKEDLPEEEYVLPLDKAEVVRQGKDVTILTYSRMRHHVMQAAKQMEKEGFDPEVIDLISLKPLDFDTIGASVRKTHRVIIVEECMKTGGIAAELTASINDRLFDELDAPVLRLSSQDIPTPYNGTLERLTIVQPEQIVEAVQKMMALQV, encoded by the coding sequence ATGGCAGAAACTTTATTCTTCAACGCCCTCCGCGCAGCCATAGACGAAGAAATGGCCCGCGACTCAGCCGTATTTGTCCTTGGTGAAGATGTCGGTCACTATGGCGGCTCGTACAAAGTCACCAGAGACCTGTACAAAAAATATGGTGATCTGCGCGTACTCGACACCCCCATTGCCGAAAACAGCTTCACCGGCATGGCAGTAGGTGCTGCAATGACAGGTCTCAGACCGATTATTGAAGGCATGAACATGGGCTTTTTGCTCCTTGCCTTTAACCAAATTTCTAACAACGCTGGAATGCTGCGCTATACTTCCGGCGGCAACTTCAAAATTCCGATGGTGATTCGGGGGCCAGGTGGCGTCGGTCGTCAATTGGGTGCCGAACACTCTCAGCGCCTAGAAGCTTATTTCCAAGCAGTACCGGGTTTAAAAATTGTCGCCTGCTCCACACCTTACAACGCCAAAGGATTGTTAAAGGCAGCCATCCGCGACGATAATCCGGTTTTATTCTTTGAACACGTCCTCCTCTACAACTTGAAAGAAGATTTACCAGAGGAAGAATATGTGCTGCCCTTAGATAAGGCAGAAGTGGTGCGGCAAGGTAAGGATGTCACGATCCTGACTTATTCGCGGATGCGTCACCATGTTATGCAAGCGGCAAAACAGATGGAAAAAGAAGGTTTCGATCCAGAAGTGATTGACCTGATTTCCCTCAAACCACTGGATTTCGATACCATCGGCGCTTCCGTCCGGAAAACCCACCGGGTGATTATCGTAGAGGAATGCATGAAAACCGGCGGGATTGCGGCAGAATTGACAGCCTCAATTAACGATCGGCTGTTTGATGAGCTAGATGCACCTGTTCTGCGGCTATCTTCCCAGGATATCCCCACACCTTATAATGGAACGCTGGAGCGGTTGACGATTGTCCAACCCGAGCAAATTGTGGAAGCCGTGCAAAAGATGATGGCACTCCAAGTGTGA
- a CDS encoding DUF4870 domain-containing protein, which yields MYDTDKRKLLSVLSHGSIFFSTTLVSIGIPVAMLFVSDDPVVKDNAKEAINFHLNVWLYGAIIGFLTFITLGLLGFILVPMGFVVHWALTILAITHCLGNPDQPYRYPFIFRLL from the coding sequence ATGTACGACACGGACAAGCGAAAGTTGTTGTCGGTACTATCTCATGGCTCGATCTTTTTTAGCACGACACTGGTGTCTATCGGGATACCCGTCGCGATGTTATTTGTATCCGATGACCCAGTTGTGAAAGACAATGCCAAAGAAGCAATCAACTTTCACTTGAATGTTTGGTTGTATGGAGCGATTATTGGCTTCTTAACCTTTATCACTCTTGGTTTATTAGGCTTTATCCTCGTGCCTATGGGGTTTGTCGTTCATTGGGCACTGACGATTCTGGCAATTACTCATTGTTTGGGTAATCCCGATCAACCCTACCGCTATCCCTTCATCTTCCGCCTACTTTAA